The genomic DNA GTCATTGGTGCGAGGGCACTTGCCGGAAAAGGTCGTGCCACAAGTCGATCCCTCATTCGCCGCATTGAAGCAACTGAGCGCTGAGCGTCAGAAATTGCTCGATCGTCGGGAAATGCTTTCCAGCGATGCGACATCCGGCAGCAACATTCAGGAACCCTTGGCATCCGCGCTCGGAATCGGAAACGCTGCTGATCCAAAGTATGCTGAGTTGCAACGGATTGATCAGTCGCTCGCACAGATCAGCGCCAACGAGCAAGCGATTCGCGCCGAAGCTTTTAGGCGGGGCAACGAATCGCCAGTGACTACAAACAACCAGATGTGGGAATCGAGCGCGAACTCCTCCGACATCACCCAACATGTGCAAATGGGTGTCGCAGGGCAGGGCCGATTGCATCTTCGGGGCCCGTTGGAGGGCGTCAATGCAATCACTCGAATGCTGCACAAGCTTGATCAGCCCGTGGGACAGGTCAAGATTGGCATCCACGTTCTGCAACTGGATGGCTCCAACGATGAAGACATCGAAGACATGCACATTGCTATCAATGAAGTTCTCTATCACGCGCGCTTCATGGCCCGGGAGTCTCAGCAACTGTTTCATCTTGCGTTTCGGACCGTGGTCAGCCAGATACATGCCGAAAATCCAAACAGCTTCGCCGAAGCGTTCTTTTTTGATTCGTGCATCAGCAACTTTCGCGAACGACACAACGCCAACAAAGGCGAAATCTCAGTCGAAGCATTTGACTCACGGGACATCGTTAGCACACTTTTTTTCGTGGCAATCGCGAAGGCTCACGTACGACAAAAGGTACTTGCTGAATTCCATCGACTGGTTGCCAACGCATTCCCGCGTTTTCACGAACGGTACCGGATGACGATGTTAGCGTCGGTGCCAAAGAATCAAAGCGCTCGCGGTTTTCGCATACCGGGCTTCACTTCCAGCGAACCCGACACCCCAGCGATCGAAGTTCACGAGGCCGATTTTTCTTTCTCACGAATCACGTCTTACCTTCAATCACTGGGACGGGACGATGCAGCGGCAAATAGCGTTCAGGTTGCGTTAGTACGATTTCAACGCGCGAGTATAGCGCTACAAACCACCGGCGCGGCGATTGCGAAAATGCGTGACCATCGAGTGCTTTTTCAAGCCTCACAAACACGCGATGGGTCCACCACCACAGCGCATCCGATTTCGGGAGAAGTGATGAGCATCGCGGCCTTTTGCCAACTGACGGATCGAGTCATTCACGAGCGAGAAAAGAAATACTTGGATCTTCAAGAAAGCCTCCGAGGCGAAGTGGCAATGCTTGACGGGCACTTGCGAAGTCTTGCCGAGGCGTTCGAAGAGGATGTTCGACGACAGTTTTATGAGCCTGTCCTCGGGGATCTACGTGGTGCATCGCACGGTTGGAAGGTGCAGATGGGGCAACTCCAAACGACGACGATCGTTACCAACGACCGGCAGCGAGCACGCGTTAGCCCGGAACAAGTTGCGGTATTGGATCAACCTAAGCACGCAATTTTGTTGCAAGAGGGGTTGGAGGTCGCCAACGGTCTGGCCCAGGAAGCGCGTGGCGTCGGCCTGGCCATTGCTGCGCAGGGGGCAAGTGAAACGTTGGTCCCTGGAAGCAGCGGTCTGCTGTCAGCCGCAGGCGTTACGCAGGCGCCAGGTAAACACCTTGAAGCATTGACAACCCAAACCTCGCGTCGGACAGTAGCCGTTGGGGATGAGATCGATTTAACCCCGGTCATCCAACCAGACGGCACCAGTGTTGCTTTTCATCTGCTCTATACGCATTCGCCTCGGGTCGAATCGTCCGACGAAGACGCCTCCAGCACTTCAGGCATTCGACGCCACTACGTCGAGTCTCAGGTCCATGCACAAAGCCACGACTTCAGCGAAGTCAGTCGATTTCGTGTCGCAATTCGCTCTAAGCAACAGGGCAACGGAGTTGCGCTGATGGAGAACATTCCACTTGTGGGCGGACTGTTCCGTCCACGCGAGAGTCTGGTGACAACGAGTCAGGAGAACATCATTTTTGCGGATGTCGTCATCTATCCCACGTCTCGATCATTAGGTGACAGTTGGCTCGCATTCAAAGACAGCGGCCCAGTCAACCAACGCAACGAACATCCTGCAGGTGTGCCCGATTCGCAAGACGTGAATCTGGTGCACTGGGTTGAACGGACTTTGAAACAGCATGCGGAAAGCACGCTCTTCGTCCCCACCGAAACGGCACCGACATTGCTTGCATCGCCACCCTCGAGCTACGCACCGCCTTCTGCAAGCAATGGTTTTCGACGTTGATGAAGACTTGGTACACACTGATTCAGCAGTTGCGGCGCAGTATTCGAACCCAACGGTTAGAGCAAACGCATGCGTTAGGATTCTTGCCGACAACGGGGGTGAAGCTATTGATGCTCACGCTTGCGTGGGGATGCTTGCCCGATTCAATACCATTTGCGCGCGCCGATGAATTTGACCCTTTTGCGACGCCGGTGGCTGAGCCGCTCGTTGTCCTGCCTCAACGGGGATGGCACTTTCTTCCCGAGGGATTGATCTATCATCCCTACCTCGCTGGACCGAAAGAATCGCGAACGAGTGTCGAACTGCGTAAGAACGATGATTTTGGCTGGATCTACGATTCTTCGATCGGAGGCCAATGGGGATTCTTACGCGTCGGTTCGGACGATCCTTACTCTCCTACCGGTGTGCAGTTCGATCTTGAAGCGTCCGCACAAATGCGTCAAACCAACCTTGCCTCCCTCGATCTCCTCACCAGTGATATTCGTGTAGGGTTTCCTGTTTCGTTTGGGCGTAACAACCATCAAACCAAGCTCGGTGTCTACTTTTTGCGTTCACATCCCACCGACCGTTTGATCGATAGAATTCCCGCGCTCCGTAATGAAGATTTTTTCCAACGTCAATCGCTCGTGCTCGGACATTCTCGGTACTTTGCTGAGCGATTCCGGTTGTACGGCGAGGCGGGTTATGCCTTTAAGTCGACGATCAGCGAAAAATGGGAACTCCAGTTTGGTGCTGAATACGCTCCGGTGATGCCAACCAGCTGTTTCGGTGCACCTTTCATCGCCGCCAACGCTTACCTCAGGGAAGAGGTCGATTTCGGTGGGACATTCACATTGCAAGCCGGTTGGGCATGGCGTAAAAAAAATGGACGACTGTTTCGAATCGGCGCTCAATATGCGAACGGAATGAGCAATCAATTCGCGCTCCACGACCGGTTTGAGCAACAGCTTGGAATTGGCATATGGCACGATTTCTAGGGCTCTGCAACTCGACCACGAGCCTTCCGTCGAGCTTGTGAATTAACCCAGCCGACTTATCTCTTGCGATTCCGATCGCATGTTTGGAACGGGTGGATGGTTGGGGATCGTGATGGGTTGGCCAGCGGGTAGATGCGACTCGAAGAATCTGCTGTTAGCGGGTTCTGTTGCGGTTCGGGAAGAACTCAATTTAGCACCGAGAGTCTTGGATCTGCAGTCTAAATACCTCACGTCCCGCCGGCGGAGTGGCGGGACTACGGTTGCAAGACCGCGGTGGCACGATTTTCTGGACTCTCGCGGCTTGAGCCGCTATCTTGGTGCCAGCTCTCCTCCCTCCGCGCCACCAAATCCCGCCGCCTCATTCCCCAAGGAATGCTTGTATGGATCGAACGCCCCGCGAGTCCGCGGCCACTGTCGTCAGATGGGGGCTTGTTGTTGGGATGCTGTCGACGCTTCCGATTTATGCATCGGCCGAGCAACCGCTGGCAAAGAGCGAGCCCCGCGCGGCATGGACCACTTCGCAAATCTCGGGCTCCCCCGAGCCGCCACTTCCCTATACGACCGAGCGCGCCTTCCCGTCGCTGAGCTTCAATCGCTGTTTGGATATCACCGCCGCCCCGGGCAGCGACCGAATTTTTGTGGTCGAGGAACGGGGTAAAGTCTTTTCGTTTCCGAATCGGTCGGATGTGGAATCAGCGGATCTCGTGATCGATTTGGCCAAAGCGATCCCCGGAGTCAGCCGCGTCTATTCGCTGACCTTCCATCCCGATTTTGAAACCAATCGCTACTGCTACGTCTGCTACATCAAAAAGGTCGGTGAGCCCGATGGCACGCACGTGGCTCGGTTTAAGATGACCGACGCCGACCCGCCGACGATCGACGTGGCCAGCGAAACGACTCTGCTCACCTGGCTCTCCGGCGGCCACAACGGCTGCTGTCTGAAGTTTGGCCCCGACGGCTGCCTCTACATTTCCACCGGCGATGGGGGCCCAGCCAATCCGCCCGATCCGGAGCACGCCGGGCAGGATGTTAGTAATTTGCTGTCCTCGATTTTGCGGATCGACGTCGATCAACAATCCGCAGACCAGAACTACCAAATCCCGCCCGACAACCCGTTTGTCGATCTCGCCGGCGCGAGGGGCGAAGTCTGGGCGTACGGTTTGCGAAATCCGTGGCGGATGAGTTTCGATTCCGAAACGGGCGACCTGTGGGTGGGCGATGTCGGCTGGGAACTTTGGGAGATGCTGAATCGCGTCGAGCGTGGTGGCAACTATGGTTGGTCGGTTTTGGAGGGTTCGCACCCGTCGAATCCTGAACGGAAACGCGGTCCGACACCGATCCTGCCACCGACGATCGAACATTCGCACACCGAATCCTCTTCGATCACCGACGGCCTGACCTACCACGGTTCGCGGCTACCTGAACTCCGCGGCACGCACATCTACGGCGACTACGACACCGGAAAAATCTGGGGCTTCCGCTACGAAGCGGGCCAAGTTGTCGAGCACCGCGAACTAGCCGACACCACGCATCGGATCGTTTCGTTTGGCGAAGACAATAACAACGCGATGTACCTGTTGGATCACACGGCCGGAACGATCCAGCGGCTGGTCGCCAATCGACCCAGCGAACAACCGAGCCGCTTTCCGCGAAAGCTCAGCGAAACCGGGCTCTTCGATTCCGTGGTCGATCAAACTCCGATGCCGGGCGTGATCCCTTATGCGATCAGCGCCCAACCGTGGGCCGATCATGCAGTCGCCCAGCGGTTTGTCGCGGTTCCCGGCAGCGAGATGATCGAGCCCAAGCCGAAGACGTGGGCATTTCCCTCGGGAACGGTCCTGGTCAAAACGCTGTCGCTCGACATGGAACAAGGAAACCCCGCGACGCGACAGCACGTCGAAACGCAGATCTTGCACTACGATGGCATCGATTGGCTGCCCTATACCTACGCCTGGAACCAGCAGCAGACCGACGCCACGTTGGTTCCAAGCGATGGCGATCAACGCGCGTTCGAAATCGTCGACGCTGCATCGCCCGGCGGTCTGCGAAATCAGACTTGGCGTTTTGCGGGGCGAGCTGAATGCCAGCGGTGCCACAACTCGTGGTCCGGTCCGCCACTCGGTTTTAATACGCTGCAATTGAACTGCGATCTCGATATCGGCGACGCTCATGTTTCGCAGCTGGATCGACTGGCCGAGATCGGATTGATCGACAAACCGATCGATCCCAAAGATCGCGAAAGCTTAGTCGATCCAAGCGATACGCCCGCGGAAACCGCTCCGCGAGCCCGGGCTTATCTGCAAGCCAATTGCGCCCATTGCCATCGCCAACATGCGGGAGGCGCGGTGTTGTCGAAGATGCATTCCGACGTTCCCCTTTCCGAAACCAACATGCTCGACGCCCGACCATCGCAGGGGACCTTTGGCATCCACTCGGCGCATGTGATCACGCCCGGCGATCCGCTCCGTTCGGTCCTCTGGTACCGGATGGCGAAGCTCGGCAGCGGTCGGATGCCCTACATCGGCAGCAGCGAAGTCGACGTGGCGGGACTGGCGTTGATCGGAGATTGGATCGATCAACTGCCGCCAAGCGAGTCGTCCTCCGATCCGGCGGCGATCAGACGTCAATCCGATGCTCTGGCGGCACTTGCTGAATTAGAGCAGTCGGCGGAAACGGAAACCGACGCGGAAGCGTCGTTGGAAAAACTGTTGTCGACAACCGAAGGGGGCCTGCTGTTGATGCGGTCGCTGCAGCAGAAGTCGCTCCCCGAGGCGGTCGCTTCGCTAGCGATCGCTCGCGCTGCCAAACATCCCAACGCCGGCATCCGCGATCTCTTTGAACGCTTTCTGCCAGCGGACCAACGCGTGGAGCGATTGGGCAATGTCGTTGCGACCGATCAAATCCTTGCCCTCTCGGGCGATGCAGATCGCGGCCGATTGGTCTTCTTCGAAACCGCGGGCGTATCGTGCAAGAACTGCCACCGAATCGGAGAGGCCGGAACGGCGGTAGGCCCCGACCTGACAGCGATCGGCAAAAAACTCTCCGCCGCCGAATTGCTCGAAAGCATCCTCGAACCCTCCAAGCGAATCGACGCCCCCTACCTGACCTATCTGTTGGAAACGATCGATGGCCGCGTCTTAAGTGGCCTGCTGGTCGGCAAGGATGACAACCAGGTAACGCTTCGCGAAGCGACCGGTACCGTTGTTGTCGTCGCTGCCGATGATATCGAACAACTGGTTCCGCAGCGGAAGTCGCTAATGCCCGAACTGTTGGTCCGCGACCTCACCTCTCAACAGGTCGCCGACCTGTTGTCCTACCTGATTTCGTTAAAGTAATCCCCGCCTCAGAAATCAACGAGTGGAATAATGCCATCTCCATCAAAGCCCACGCGTCGAGCCTTCTTAGTCAGCACGGCGATCGCAGCCGCCAGTAGCCCGTGGTTGAACGTCGCCACCGCCGAGACGCCCGCGGTAAAAACAAAATCGGTCGCGGCGGTCCTCACCGCGTACGAACACGGTTTGCACGCCGACGTTCTGATCGGCAAGATTCTGGAAGGTTGGAAACAGAATGGCGGACCGGGGCCCCGTTTGACGCTCGCATCGATGTACGTCGACCAGTTCACCGATAGGGACATGGCTCGCGGGCTCTCTCAAAAATATGGCTTTCCGATTTTCGAAACGATCGAAGAAGCTGTCACCGTCGGCGGCAACACGATCCCGGTCGACGGCGTGATCAGCATCGGGGAGCACGGCGATTATCCGTGGAACGACAAACAGCAGCATCTTTATCCGCGCCGGCGCTTTTTCAAAGAGATCACCGACACGTTTGTGAAATACGATCGGGTCGTCCCGGTCTTCAACGACAAGCATCTCGGGCCGGTCTGGAAAGACGCGAAATGGATGTACGACCGCGCCGTCGAACTGAACATTCCTTTTATGGCGGGTTCTTCGATGGCGGTCGGCTACCGCACGCCCGAGATCTCCGTCCCGGTGGGCAGCCCCATCGAAGCCGCGGTGGGCATCGGCTACTCCGGTCTCGATATCTACGGCAGCCACGCGTTGGAATTTTTCCAGTGCCACGTCGAACAGCGACCCGGCGCCGAGCAGGGCGTTCGCTGGGTGCAATGCCTGCAAGGCGATGCGGTCTGGCAGACGCTGGACGATGGCTTGGTGCGGCAGGATCTATTTGATGCCGCGTTGGCCGCGATCGATCATCGCGACGGCGATGTGCGGCAGAGCGACGATGCCACGCTGTTCCTGTTCCAAT from Rosistilla carotiformis includes the following:
- a CDS encoding PQQ-dependent sugar dehydrogenase — translated: MDRTPRESAATVVRWGLVVGMLSTLPIYASAEQPLAKSEPRAAWTTSQISGSPEPPLPYTTERAFPSLSFNRCLDITAAPGSDRIFVVEERGKVFSFPNRSDVESADLVIDLAKAIPGVSRVYSLTFHPDFETNRYCYVCYIKKVGEPDGTHVARFKMTDADPPTIDVASETTLLTWLSGGHNGCCLKFGPDGCLYISTGDGGPANPPDPEHAGQDVSNLLSSILRIDVDQQSADQNYQIPPDNPFVDLAGARGEVWAYGLRNPWRMSFDSETGDLWVGDVGWELWEMLNRVERGGNYGWSVLEGSHPSNPERKRGPTPILPPTIEHSHTESSSITDGLTYHGSRLPELRGTHIYGDYDTGKIWGFRYEAGQVVEHRELADTTHRIVSFGEDNNNAMYLLDHTAGTIQRLVANRPSEQPSRFPRKLSETGLFDSVVDQTPMPGVIPYAISAQPWADHAVAQRFVAVPGSEMIEPKPKTWAFPSGTVLVKTLSLDMEQGNPATRQHVETQILHYDGIDWLPYTYAWNQQQTDATLVPSDGDQRAFEIVDAASPGGLRNQTWRFAGRAECQRCHNSWSGPPLGFNTLQLNCDLDIGDAHVSQLDRLAEIGLIDKPIDPKDRESLVDPSDTPAETAPRARAYLQANCAHCHRQHAGGAVLSKMHSDVPLSETNMLDARPSQGTFGIHSAHVITPGDPLRSVLWYRMAKLGSGRMPYIGSSEVDVAGLALIGDWIDQLPPSESSSDPAAIRRQSDALAALAELEQSAETETDAEASLEKLLSTTEGGLLLMRSLQQKSLPEAVASLAIARAAKHPNAGIRDLFERFLPADQRVERLGNVVATDQILALSGDADRGRLVFFETAGVSCKNCHRIGEAGTAVGPDLTAIGKKLSAAELLESILEPSKRIDAPYLTYLLETIDGRVLSGLLVGKDDNQVTLREATGTVVVVAADDIEQLVPQRKSLMPELLVRDLTSQQVADLLSYLISLK
- a CDS encoding DUF1207 domain-containing protein, encoding MLTLAWGCLPDSIPFARADEFDPFATPVAEPLVVLPQRGWHFLPEGLIYHPYLAGPKESRTSVELRKNDDFGWIYDSSIGGQWGFLRVGSDDPYSPTGVQFDLEASAQMRQTNLASLDLLTSDIRVGFPVSFGRNNHQTKLGVYFLRSHPTDRLIDRIPALRNEDFFQRQSLVLGHSRYFAERFRLYGEAGYAFKSTISEKWELQFGAEYAPVMPTSCFGAPFIAANAYLREEVDFGGTFTLQAGWAWRKKNGRLFRIGAQYANGMSNQFALHDRFEQQLGIGIWHDF